The Agrobacterium vitis region CCGGTGGATAATAGTGCCGAGGCCTTTGGCATGGCGGGGCAGAGGACAGTCTGAAGGGCGGGCGACAGCTGAGTATGGCGCCGGATATTATAAAGATTTGAATAGGTTGAGGAGGCCGGTTATCGGACCTTTCGACACATGCGCTCTGTGCGATGGCAGCGATGACGCTGCGCGATGCAGAGAGTGAGGGGAACAGACCAGGCATGCTGATGCACTGGTTTTTGTTTGAGCAACGACTTCTCCAAATGCGGCTGGGGCCTCCGTTTGGATAGAAGCACGAGGAGGGATATTTATGGCAGTTACGAATGCGCCGGGGACAGCGCTGTCATCATCTGCCGGTTTGCTTGATCGGGAACGGATCATTGCAAAACCGGGTTTCAATCGCTGGCTGGTGCCGCCAGCAGCGCTTGCCATTCATCTTTGCATTGGCATGGCCTATGGTTTTAGCGTCTTCTGGCTGCCGCTCAGCAAGGCATTGGGCACCGCCGCGCCAGCAAGCTGTGCTGGTTTGTCACTTGTCGGCGCGCTGTTCACCACCGAGTGCAATTGGCGTGTCGCCGACCTCGGCTGGATCTACACTCTATTCTTCGTCCTGCTCGGCTGTTCCGCAGCGCTTTGGGGTGGGTGGCTGGAGCGGGTTGGCCCGCGCCGTGCCGGGTTTGTTTCGGCCTGCTGCTGGTGCGGCGGGATTCTGGTCGCGGCGCTGGGGGTTTTCACCCATCAACTGTGGCTGATGTGGATTGGCGCGGGCGTGATCGGCGGCATCGGGCTTGGCCTCGGCTATATCTCACCCGTTTCGACGCTGATCAAATGGTTTCCCGACCGGCGCGGCATGGCGACCGGCATGGCAATCATGGGCTTTGGCGGCGGGGCGATGATCGGTGCACCGCTCGCCAACCTGCTGATGGGCGTGTTCCGCTCCGATGCCGGGCCTGGCGTCTGGCAGACTTTCGTGGTCATGGCTGCCATCTATTTCGTCTTCATGATGGGCGGCGCTTTCGGTTACCGCATTCCGCCAGCAGGCTGGCGCCCAGAAGGTTGGACCCCGCCTGTTGCCAAGAGCAGCATGATTACCCATCGCCACGTGCATCTGCGTGATGCACACAAAACCCCGCAATTCTGGCTGATCTGGGCCGTGCTCTGCCTAAATGTCTCCGCGGGTATCGGGGTGATCGGCATGGCCTCGCCCATGCTTCAGGAAATTTTTGCCGGTGCGCTGATCGGTTTGCCGGACCTGACATTCTCGCAATTGGACACCGCGCAAAAGGCGCAGATCGCCGCCATCGCTGCCGGATTTACCGGATTGTTGTCGCTGTTCAACATTGGCGGGCGGTTTTTCTGGGCGTCGATGTCGGATAAGATCGGGCGCAAGAACACCTATTATTGCTTCTTCCTGCTCGGCATCCTGCTGTATGCGATGGCACCGACTTTGGCGGGCCTGGGCTCCAAGGCCCTGTTCGTTCTGGCCTTTGGCGTTATCCTGTCAATGTATGGCGGCGGCTTTGCCACCATTCCGGCCTATCTCGCCGATATTTTCGGAACGCAATTCGTGGGCGCCATTCATGGCCGGTTGCTGACCGCCTGGGCAACGGCGGGCATCGTCGGTCCTGTCGTGGTCAACTATATCCGCGAAGCCCAGATTGCTGCCGGGATTTCTCCCGGTCCAGCGCTTTACACCGGAACGATGTATATCCTGGCCGGCATGCTGGCGCTCGGTCTTGTCGCCAATGCCCTGATCCGTCCATTGCCGGAGAAATGGTTCATGTCGGATGACGAGGTTGCCGCTCTTCAGGCAAAGACTGCCGCCGCCAGTGCTGGCCCGACCGGCTCCTTCGGCATTGGCAAAGGCGGTTTCGACGCCAAGGCGGCGCTTGCCTGGGCCGTTGTCTGCATTCCCTTGCTCTGGGGCGTCTGGGTCACTCTGCGCAGCACGCTGGTGCTGTTTGGCTGACCAACCTTGCCATGCGGCCCTGCTCAGGCAGGGCGGCATTTCGCATGACAAAACAAAAGTACCAAAACAAAAAAAGCGGCCCGGTGAGGCCGCTTTCGATGCTACAGCGCCGTGCGTTTTATAAAACGCACGGCGCTGTAAGCTTTTGTTTACGCATCGGATTTATCCGAAAACCGGTTCCCACTTTTCGGTCCGATGCTCTATCGGTTTTTAAAGATCAGGCGGCCAGTTCTTCCAGCTCGCTGCCCTTGAACATCTTGGAAAGGTTCAGAAAGCAGATCATACCGTTTTCATTGGCGATGATGCCTTCGGAAAACGTCTTGTCGAAAGAGGCCGAAACTTCTGGCACCGGCTGAACCTGGCTGGAAGGAATGGTCAGGATGTCGGATACCCGGTCCACCAGCATGCCGATGACCATATTGTGCACTTCGGCGACGACAATGGCGGAGCGCTCATTGGCAACCGTGCTCTTCATGCCGAGCTTGTAGGCGAGATCGATGATCGGAATGACCGAACCGCGCAGGTTCATCACACCGATCACATCGGCCGGTGCATGCGGAATGGGTGTGGAAGGTGCCCAGCCGCGGATTTCGCGGATTGTGGTGGTCTTGACGCAGAACTCCTGATCATGCAGGCGAAACGCGATGATTTCGAGGTTTTCACCGCCGAAGCTGGTAGGGGTAATAGGTGTTGCCATGATATCCGTCCCGCCTGTCTTTCGCCCTCCGCTTCCTGTAAACAGGTTACCCGCCGGGGCTGTATTGCGATCATTAGTCTGGTGTTTCGTCCATGCGATGCGTAGCGATTGCCGCTACGCCGCATATTTGTCATGGCTCATCCTAGCGGAAGAATGTTTCTCAAATCTAAATTGTTCGAGCAGGTTGCGCAGGTTTTCGGTTTGCTGGGCGAGACCATGGCTCGCCGCCGAGCTTTCTTCCACCATGGCGGCATTCTGCTGGGTATTCTGGTCCATGGTGTTGACCGCCTTGTTGATTTCGGCAAGGCCTGTTGCCTGTTCCCGAGAGGCTTCGACAATGGCGCCGATATTGCGGTTGACCTCCTGAACTTCGGTCAGGATCGTCGTTAGCGCCTTGCCGGTTTCACCCACCAGCGACACGCCGGTTTCGACCTGGCTGGTCGACGTGGTAATCAGCAGCTTGATTTCCTTGGCGGCCTTGGCAGAGCGTTGCGCCAGTTCGCGCACTTCCTGGGCAACGACGGCAAAGCCTTTGCCTGCCTCGCCCGCGCGTGCGGCTTCAACCCCGGCATTCAGCGCCAGAAGGTTGGTCTGGAAGGCGATATCGTCAATCACGCCAATGATGTTTGAAATCTCGTTGGAGGAGTTTTCAATCTGGCCCATGGCGTCAATGGCATTGCGAACCACCTGGCTGGAGGCTTCGGCCTGGGCCTTGGTGCGAGCAACGAGATTGGCGGCTTCCGCTGCCCGTTTTGCGCTGTCGGTGACCGTTTGGGTCACTTCCTCAAGGGCTGCGGCGGTTTCCTCGACAGAGGCAGCCTGCTGCTCGGTGCGGCGGGAGAGATCGTCAGAGGCGGATTTGATCTGGTTTGTTCCGGCGGCGATTGCATTGGCGTTCATGGCCACCGTTCGCATCGCAGTCGTCAGCTTTTCCATGGCATTGTTCAGGTCCAGCCGGATCTGGTCGAGGCCTGAAACAAAAGGCCGCTCCAGCGTCACCGTCAGGTCGCCATCCGAAAGAGCCTGCAAAGCGTGCCCGATTTCCTGCACGCACCGCACCCGGTCGGTGACATCGGTGGCGAATTTCACCACCTTGATCACTTTGCCATCGGCATCGAAGATCGGGTTATAGGAGGCTTGAATCCATGCCACCTTGCCACCTTTGCCGATACGCTTGAACTCCTCTGCGATGTACTCGCCATTGCTGAGTTTTTCCCAGAACAATTTGTAGTCGCGGCTCGCTGTATAGGAGGGTTCACAGAACATCGAATGGTGTTTGCCCTGGATTTCCGCCCAGCTATATCCCAGCACCGTCAGGAAGTTTTCGTTGGCCGAAAGAATGTTGCCGGTCTTGGTAAATTCAATGACGGCCTGGACGCGGGAGATCGCGGCCATCTTGCCTCGGTCTTCAAGGGTCTGCAATTGCGCGGCGGTGACATCGTTTGCGATCTTGACCACCTTGTAGGGCTTGCCCCTGGAATTGCAGACAGGATTATAGGAGCCGTTGATCCAGACTTCCTGACCTGCCTTGTTGATCCGCTTGAAGGTGGCCGTTTCCGATTGCCCGCCTGACAGCTTTTTCCAGAATGCCTTGTATTGCTCCGAGGATACATAGGAAGGATCACAAAACAGCGCGTGCTTGCGCCCTTTGAGTTCCTCGGGCCGATACCCCATCAACCGACAGAACACGTCGTTGGCGGTGATAATCGTGCCTTCGAGATCGAACTCGATGACGGCCTGCGATTTTGCAAGCGCCGACAGAATGTTTTCTGCATCTGAACCGAAACCCAGCATCATTCTTCCTCTGTGCCCTGTAGCGCGCGTATCCTGTTGGGGCATGCCCTGATAACGCCGTAGCGCTTGTATTTCTCGAACCATACCAAGGCTCGAAGATGTGAATCACATCCTCGCCTTGTGGAATTGCAAGTTGAATACGAAAATCATTTTCAATGACTGTTCGTATCATTCTTCAGTGTGATCGATTTTTTAGATCCAAGGGCCTATGCATAACGCCGAACCGTATTGGCTCGTGTGACGTCAAGTAAGGAGAGCAATCTCACATGCTTTGTTGTGTGATCGATGGCCTTGCCTTGGCTTAACCCCTATATTCATACAGTTATTTTATTAAAAAATAGCTATTCAAGCTTTCCTTTGAATAGCGTCGATACCTCTGGTCTTTTAGGGCCGTTAAGGACACTGGACGTCTGGTGCTTCTCAAGCTGAATTTTACCGACAATTCGCTGTACAATTTCTTAAGTCCTCGCCGGATTTAACGAGAAAACGATCCAGAGCGTAAAAAATATTTAGTCGAGATTTATGCCTGCGATAAAGCGCTGGCGATCCACGGTTTTGTTTTTCCAAAATTCCTTGATTCTAAATCGATTAGGAAATTATGAATTAAATTCAGGATGTTAAGCATCGCGTTCTTATGAGGATACGATGCCATACAGCGAGTAGATCGCGTCTTGAACCTGTCGGAGACGTTTTGAGTCTGACGGTCTCTAGTATTCCTTCTCATAGAACACGCCGCCTCCGCTCGATCCACTGGCGCCTGCCTCACCTTTCAGCTTGAAGCCACGGCCGACATCCAGGTTGATCACGGCCTTGCTGCCGGTGCTGCCCTGCTGGAATTCGAGATAGGTTTTGTCGTTCAGATATTTTCCGGCACTGAACTGGGTATTGCCCTTGGAATCGGTGCTGATGTCGAGATCGTCGACGCCAACGGCGCTGCGAAGACTGTTGAACAGCGATGTCGAATTGCCACCGCCCAACTGACCGACGGCATCCGCCAATTGAGCAATTTGCAGCGGCGACAGTTTCGCCATCGACTGGCCGAAAATAAGCTGGGCCAGCACCTCGTCCTGCGGCAGGGCGGGCGCGGAAGAAAAGCTGATATCCGGGTCGGTCGCCACGCCGGACACCTTGGCTGTCAGCGTTGTACTGCCTGATGTGCTGGTAGTCTCGAAGTCGACGACCGGGATAAGGCCACCGCTAAAGGTGATTTTGCCTGAGCTGAAATCCAGCCGCTTGGTGAGAATGACCATTCGGCCTCGACGCATGGTGAAGCCGCCCGAGACTTGCGGTGCTGCGATACTGCCCTTGATAGTCACGGTGCCGCCCAATTCGGCGTCGATCCCGCGTCCCCGCACGAAGATCTGCGAGGGCGCCGCGATTTGCAGGTCGAGCAGAACTGGCGAATTGCTGCCATCACTTGGTTTTTCCGGATTGAGGATTTCGGTCTGGCGGCGCACGTCAGCCGGAGCGTTCTTGTGCTTGATGTCGAGCTGGGCAATCGATCCCGGCAGCCGGGACGGAATGGTGATCGAGGTCTTGTCCAGCGTCAGCTTGCCGGACAGGGTCGGTCCATCCATCAACGGGCCTTTGAACCCCAAAGTGCCGTTGACGGTGGCAGCGACCAGCGTACCATCGACGTAGACGGCGTTGTCGAGCTTGATTGTAAGATCGCTTGGAAATCCCTGACCTTTCAGGTCGATCGTGCCGGTCGCCGATACCCTGCCTCCGGCGGAAATCCTGCCGGTGGCGGAGTTGATGCGGGCCTGATCGCCGGTCAAGGCAATATTCACCGCCAATTGCTCAAGAGCGATATTGTGCTTCACATCGATCAGTCGTGCCTTGGCCGTGGTGACGGAGCCGGATAAAGCCGGGGAAGACAGGGTGCCGCCAATGCGAATATCGCCATTGGCCGTGCCTTCCGCTGTCAATCCTTGCTTGGTCAACAGGCCCTGCAAGGCGCTGAGCGGCAGATTGGCCTTGAACGCCATATTGATGGGCTTGTCGCCGGTCAGGGTCAGCGAGCCGCCGCCCGTGACATTCAGGCCGCCGCCACCGGTCACGCGGCTATCTACTGACAGGCGATTGTCCGTAAAGGTGCCGGACGCTGCAATCGCCAGAGGCGGCAGGCCAGCAGCCTGCATCTGCGTGACACTGGCATCGTCGAGGCGCAGGTCATAAGCGATCTTCGGGGCGGAGGTGCTGCCGGTGGCGGTGATCTTGCCGGATAGTGTGCCGGTCGCGCCCAGATTGGCAGACACTGTATTGGCAAGCGAGGCGGGGAGCGCGTTGATCTGCGCTGTCACATCCAGAACCGTGCCTGCCTTGCCGGCGACCGTGATTGTGCCAATGCCAGCCTTGATGGTGAGCGTGTCGATTGTCGCCGTGCCATTTTCCACTGTGATATCAGTGGGCCGGGCCAGCGTCACCGGGATACCGCGTGGGCTGGCGGCAAAATTCTGAAGGGCAATGCCGATGCTATTGCCATCCTGCTGCACCAGCGCTTTTCCGGTCAAAGGTGCATTGTCGTATCGGCCCGAAAGGTCGATATCGGTGCGGGTTCCTCTCCGGTCGAACTGAAGCGCCAACTGTTCCACGAGGGCAGAGCCGGTGGAGATCCGGTCCGCCTTCACCATGCCCTGCAAGGCCAGCGACTGGAGGTCGTTGGTGGTCACATCGACCGAGGGCTGGGCGATTGTTGTCGTGCCCTGGCGCATGGCAGTGCCGTTGGCCTTGATCCGGGCGGCAATCTTGCCATTGGCCTCGTCCAGCCTGATGGAGCCTTTCAGGTCGCCCGATGCGGTCTGTCCACCAAGGGCTGCCAGCAGGCCGAGATCGGGAAAGTCAAAATCGACAGAGCCGCTGGGAAGGTGGGCACGGGAAAAGTTCAACGCGCCGTTCAAGCTGTTATCACCCACCGTCAAGCTCAGATCCGGCAGAGCGATGACGCCGTCTTTGGAGGTGAGGTTGAGGTTGGAACGCACCGGCTTGCCATCCAGCGCGCCTTGCGCGGTCAGCGTCGCAGAAGGCGCGCCGCGTGTCAGGTCGGCTTTCGCCGCCATGGAAAAGTCGGTGAGGGCGCGGCCAGCAAGCTTTGCGGCATCGATGGTGATCTTGCCATCGGCCCGCAACGCATTGATCGGGCCATCGGCCTGGAGCTCGAAGGCTGCTTTGCCCGATGCATTGGCCTGCAAGATGCTGAGATCAGTGACCGTTCCCGACAAAGTGGCGGCGAGCTGCTGCCTGGCAAAAGACAGCTTGCCCGAGGCGTTCAGCAGTCGTGTTTCCAACGCAAAACCGGGAATGACAATTCCATCCCCTGCGGAATAGCGTGCCTCGCCGGAAAGCTTCACCATATTGGTTTGCTCGGTGCCACCAGGCGTTCCCACCAGCTTTTCCGTAACGGCCTGTGGCAGGGCTTCCGGCCGGGCGAACAGTGAATACTCCGCCTCCACGGCCTTGCTGGCGAGGGTATAGGCCGCTGTTACGCTGCCGCCAAGCGCGGGGCTTTCGATGGTGAGCGGTTGAGCGACAATCTGCTGAGGGCTGACCGCTATCGGTGCCTTGAGGGTCAGCGGCGCTTTTATGGCACGCGCCAGCGTCGGGTCTGTCAGTTGCACCTGCTGCACGGTCAGTGTGGTGTCGATGCTGCCGGAACGGGTGGACAGATTAAAAGCCGGGGCGCTTGCCGTCAGGGCAATGCCGCCAAACGTGCCCTGCGGCAGTGTCAGGCTCTCCAGCGACGCGGTCGTTTCAAGCTTTGCAGCTTCGGCAGCCCCGGTCAGGCTGAATGTCAGGCGGGAGACGTGTGCGACAAGGGTGCCGTCGTCCAGCGGCCAACGGATCGCGGCCGGGCCATTCTTGCCGGTCAGTGTGGCGTGAAGGGAATTTTCGCCTTTCGGCGTATAGGTGCCGCTTGCGGCAAGCGACAGGCTGCCGGTCTCGACGCTGCCTTTTTCCACGCTCAGGGCGCCGTCATCGGAAAGACGCGCAGCAATGTCGATCATCGTCTTGCCGGCAAACAGGTCGCGAAGATTGGCGGGCAACAGGCTATCGAAGGCACCGGCGCCATTGATAGCCACATGCCGACCGTCCGCGGCCAGTCTATGGGTGGTGGTTATATCCAATCGTGGTGTACCGTCGAGCGTTGCCGTCAGCGAGCCCTTCCAGTCGTTGATCGGACCGCCGCCCTTCACCGTGATCGCAAGCGCCGGATCATCCGGCAATTGCAGCAGGTTGGCGAGGATTCCGCCCTTCGGCTCCTTCAGGGTGGCATTGACGTCCAGCCGGTTCTGCTGCGGCGCATAGGCGAGCTGGGCCGACAGGTTTGCCTGCGGCAGATCTGCACGGCTCACCGTCAGCTGCGAGGTGATGGCTTGCGGGTTTGCCTCACTGCCTCTCTGGGCCTCGACATTGCCGTCCAAAGCCAGTTTGGCTGCGGTGCCGAGCAGCGGTTGTTCCAGCCGGATTTCCGGCACGGACACCCGCTCGATACGGATATCCACCGGCAGGCTGAAGCCATTGCTGCTGGAGGTTTCTGTCGTGGTCTCCACGGTCGGCAAGGGCTTGCGGGCCAGGGTCAGGGAGGCGGCCTTGATCTGCGAGGCCTCGAAACGGCGTGACATCAGCGCCAGCGGCGACCAGTCGATGGAGAGATCCTGAATGCGGCCATAAGCACCGTTCGCGTCGGAAACGGTGATTGTGTCCACCCGCAAATGCCCGTCCAGCAGGCCGCTGATCCCGTCCACGGCGATGATCCGATTTGGCTTCGACACCAGTGAGGCGACGAAATCGCCGATGAAGCGGCTGCCAAACTGCGTCGTGCCGATCAGCGTCAGCGCCACGACCAGCATCGCGGCCAGCACCAGCAAACCATAGGCGAGGATGCGGCCAAGGCCTGAGAATAG contains the following coding sequences:
- a CDS encoding translocation/assembly module TamB domain-containing protein produces the protein MSALKTLFSGLGRILAYGLLVLAAMLVVALTLIGTTQFGSRFIGDFVASLVSKPNRIIAVDGISGLLDGHLRVDTITVSDANGAYGRIQDLSIDWSPLALMSRRFEASQIKAASLTLARKPLPTVETTTETSSSNGFSLPVDIRIERVSVPEIRLEQPLLGTAAKLALDGNVEAQRGSEANPQAITSQLTVSRADLPQANLSAQLAYAPQQNRLDVNATLKEPKGGILANLLQLPDDPALAITVKGGGPINDWKGSLTATLDGTPRLDITTTHRLAADGRHVAINGAGAFDSLLPANLRDLFAGKTMIDIAARLSDDGALSVEKGSVETGSLSLAASGTYTPKGENSLHATLTGKNGPAAIRWPLDDGTLVAHVSRLTFSLTGAAEAAKLETTASLESLTLPQGTFGGIALTASAPAFNLSTRSGSIDTTLTVQQVQLTDPTLARAIKAPLTLKAPIAVSPQQIVAQPLTIESPALGGSVTAAYTLASKAVEAEYSLFARPEALPQAVTEKLVGTPGGTEQTNMVKLSGEARYSAGDGIVIPGFALETRLLNASGKLSFARQQLAATLSGTVTDLSILQANASGKAAFELQADGPINALRADGKITIDAAKLAGRALTDFSMAAKADLTRGAPSATLTAQGALDGKPVRSNLNLTSKDGVIALPDLSLTVGDNSLNGALNFSRAHLPSGSVDFDFPDLGLLAALGGQTASGDLKGSIRLDEANGKIAARIKANGTAMRQGTTTIAQPSVDVTTNDLQSLALQGMVKADRISTGSALVEQLALQFDRRGTRTDIDLSGRYDNAPLTGKALVQQDGNSIGIALQNFAASPRGIPVTLARPTDITVENGTATIDTLTIKAGIGTITVAGKAGTVLDVTAQINALPASLANTVSANLGATGTLSGKITATGSTSAPKIAYDLRLDDASVTQMQAAGLPPLAIAASGTFTDNRLSVDSRVTGGGGLNVTGGGSLTLTGDKPINMAFKANLPLSALQGLLTKQGLTAEGTANGDIRIGGTLSSPALSGSVTTAKARLIDVKHNIALEQLAVNIALTGDQARINSATGRISAGGRVSATGTIDLKGQGFPSDLTIKLDNAVYVDGTLVAATVNGTLGFKGPLMDGPTLSGKLTLDKTSITIPSRLPGSIAQLDIKHKNAPADVRRQTEILNPEKPSDGSNSPVLLDLQIAAPSQIFVRGRGIDAELGGTVTIKGSIAAPQVSGGFTMRRGRMVILTKRLDFSSGKITFSGGLIPVVDFETTSTSGSTTLTAKVSGVATDPDISFSSAPALPQDEVLAQLIFGQSMAKLSPLQIAQLADAVGQLGGGNSTSLFNSLRSAVGVDDLDISTDSKGNTQFSAGKYLNDKTYLEFQQGSTGSKAVINLDVGRGFKLKGEAGASGSSGGGVFYEKEY
- a CDS encoding methyl-accepting chemotaxis protein, whose translation is MLGFGSDAENILSALAKSQAVIEFDLEGTIITANDVFCRLMGYRPEELKGRKHALFCDPSYVSSEQYKAFWKKLSGGQSETATFKRINKAGQEVWINGSYNPVCNSRGKPYKVVKIANDVTAAQLQTLEDRGKMAAISRVQAVIEFTKTGNILSANENFLTVLGYSWAEIQGKHHSMFCEPSYTASRDYKLFWEKLSNGEYIAEEFKRIGKGGKVAWIQASYNPIFDADGKVIKVVKFATDVTDRVRCVQEIGHALQALSDGDLTVTLERPFVSGLDQIRLDLNNAMEKLTTAMRTVAMNANAIAAGTNQIKSASDDLSRRTEQQAASVEETAAALEEVTQTVTDSAKRAAEAANLVARTKAQAEASSQVVRNAIDAMGQIENSSNEISNIIGVIDDIAFQTNLLALNAGVEAARAGEAGKGFAVVAQEVRELAQRSAKAAKEIKLLITTSTSQVETGVSLVGETGKALTTILTEVQEVNRNIGAIVEASREQATGLAEINKAVNTMDQNTQQNAAMVEESSAASHGLAQQTENLRNLLEQFRFEKHSSARMSHDKYAA
- a CDS encoding OFA family MFS transporter, producing MAVTNAPGTALSSSAGLLDRERIIAKPGFNRWLVPPAALAIHLCIGMAYGFSVFWLPLSKALGTAAPASCAGLSLVGALFTTECNWRVADLGWIYTLFFVLLGCSAALWGGWLERVGPRRAGFVSACCWCGGILVAALGVFTHQLWLMWIGAGVIGGIGLGLGYISPVSTLIKWFPDRRGMATGMAIMGFGGGAMIGAPLANLLMGVFRSDAGPGVWQTFVVMAAIYFVFMMGGAFGYRIPPAGWRPEGWTPPVAKSSMITHRHVHLRDAHKTPQFWLIWAVLCLNVSAGIGVIGMASPMLQEIFAGALIGLPDLTFSQLDTAQKAQIAAIAAGFTGLLSLFNIGGRFFWASMSDKIGRKNTYYCFFLLGILLYAMAPTLAGLGSKALFVLAFGVILSMYGGGFATIPAYLADIFGTQFVGAIHGRLLTAWATAGIVGPVVVNYIREAQIAAGISPGPALYTGTMYILAGMLALGLVANALIRPLPEKWFMSDDEVAALQAKTAAASAGPTGSFGIGKGGFDAKAALAWAVVCIPLLWGVWVTLRSTLVLFG
- a CDS encoding chemotaxis protein CheW, with amino-acid sequence MATPITPTSFGGENLEIIAFRLHDQEFCVKTTTIREIRGWAPSTPIPHAPADVIGVMNLRGSVIPIIDLAYKLGMKSTVANERSAIVVAEVHNMVIGMLVDRVSDILTIPSSQVQPVPEVSASFDKTFSEGIIANENGMICFLNLSKMFKGSELEELAA